One part of the Brachyspira sp. SAP_772 genome encodes these proteins:
- a CDS encoding glycosyltransferase family A protein yields the protein MIKVSVIIPVYNVEPYLRECLDSIINQTLKDIEIICIDDCSTDNSYSILEEYAKKDNRIVIIKNEENMGVGYTRNVGEKLAKGEYIHFMDPDDCISLNFYECMYNTGKKYNSDVVNIKNIINIEKSYLNKTPKYHNKEYEADVGLNNIYNFKDSIYFTLWSKLLKTSFLLENNILSRENKKGAAYDADFVFRLLLYKPKASFNTGVIYYYRSSRKDSIVNSLQTNGEYFENIINNYKDTISLFKKNDDKLLDLLYINIIDSILYCFNKLSIKNMSIKYYILHDFVKDMHIDYNKIDTTLERNTKYYLEYISLKTSENYDQYLFNKTALYKVNNCECNIKKTNNWFRFFGINNSKDYLVIILFGIKICIKKY from the coding sequence ATGATAAAAGTAAGTGTGATAATACCTGTTTATAATGTAGAGCCTTATTTAAGAGAATGTTTAGATAGTATTATAAACCAAACATTAAAAGATATAGAAATAATTTGTATAGATGACTGTTCTACAGATAATAGTTATAGTATATTGGAAGAATATGCCAAAAAAGATAATAGAATTGTTATTATAAAGAATGAAGAAAATATGGGTGTTGGTTATACAAGAAATGTTGGGGAAAAATTAGCAAAAGGTGAATATATACATTTTATGGATCCAGATGATTGCATATCATTAAATTTTTATGAATGTATGTATAATACAGGTAAAAAATATAATTCAGATGTTGTAAATATAAAAAATATTATAAATATTGAAAAGTCTTATTTAAATAAAACTCCAAAATATCATAATAAAGAATATGAAGCAGATGTTGGATTAAATAACATATATAATTTTAAAGATAGTATATATTTTACACTTTGGAGTAAATTATTAAAAACTTCTTTTTTATTAGAAAACAATATTTTATCTAGAGAAAATAAAAAAGGCGCGGCATATGATGCTGATTTTGTATTTAGATTATTATTATATAAACCAAAAGCCTCTTTTAATACAGGAGTAATTTATTATTACAGAAGTTCTAGAAAAGATTCTATAGTAAACTCATTACAGACAAATGGGGAATATTTTGAAAATATTATAAATAATTATAAAGATACTATTTCTTTATTTAAAAAAAATGATGATAAATTGTTAGATCTATTATATATCAATATAATAGATTCTATATTGTATTGTTTTAATAAATTGTCAATTAAAAATATGAGTATTAAATATTATATATTACATGATTTTGTAAAAGATATGCATATTGATTATAATAAAATTGATACAACATTGGAAAGAAATACTAAATATTATTTAGAATATATTTCATTAAAAACTAGTGAAAATTATGATCAATATTTATTTAATAAAACAGCATTATATAAAGTTAATAATTGTGAATGTAATATTAAAAAAACTAATAACTGGTTTAGATTTTTTGGTATTAATAATTCAAAAGATTATTTAGTTATTATTTTATTTGGAATTAAAATTTGTATAAAAAAATATTAG
- a CDS encoding PaaI family thioesterase: MELKVLNKQNNSRMCLVCGFKNDLSLKAEFFELEDKSLCALVTFKDHHQGYPGRVHGGILAAILDETIGRAMMPYTGEDKWGVTTTLTTKYKKPVPINEEIRIIGKITYGNGRMYEGEGYILLNDDTVAVTAKGNYICMSLEQIAEMDPNNEEDWYVEKKETDPKTIAIP, translated from the coding sequence ATGGAATTAAAAGTATTAAATAAACAAAATAATTCAAGAATGTGCTTGGTATGCGGATTTAAAAACGATTTAAGTTTGAAGGCAGAGTTTTTTGAGCTTGAAGATAAATCGCTTTGTGCTTTGGTAACTTTCAAAGACCATCATCAAGGATATCCCGGAAGAGTGCATGGAGGCATCCTTGCTGCTATATTAGATGAAACTATAGGAAGGGCGATGATGCCTTACACCGGCGAAGATAAATGGGGCGTGACAACAACGCTTACAACAAAATATAAAAAGCCTGTACCTATCAATGAAGAGATTAGAATAATTGGAAAAATTACTTACGGCAATGGCAGAATGTATGAGGGAGAAGGCTATATACTTCTTAATGATGACACAGTAGCAGTAACAGCAAAGGGCAATTATATATGCATGAGTTTAGAGCAAATAGCAGAAATGGATCCGAACAATGAAGAAGATTGGTATGTAGAGAAAAAAGAAACAGATCCTAAAACTATAGCCATACCATGA
- a CDS encoding 4Fe-4S binding protein: MNIYKIVFSPTGGTKKVADAVALEISQKNNGSIEEVDLTDYNMDFSSVAISKDDIAILAVPSYAGRVPAVASKRISQIKGNGANTVIVCVYGNRDYDDTLIELYDIAKESNFKVTSAIAAIAKHSIAYKYASNRPDENDINKLKEFASKIINASELLDEHKLKGNRPYKKIGKISVAPKTKNNCNNCKLCVNKCPVQAINIKNPKKIDKNKCISCMRCVSICNYSAKYINKVKLDLIHLALKKSCSKAKDYEFYIN; the protein is encoded by the coding sequence ATGAATATATATAAAATTGTTTTTAGCCCAACAGGCGGCACTAAAAAAGTTGCAGATGCGGTTGCTTTGGAAATTAGCCAAAAGAATAATGGTAGTATAGAAGAAGTTGATTTAACTGATTATAATATGGACTTTTCAAGCGTAGCAATATCTAAAGATGATATTGCTATTCTTGCAGTACCATCTTATGCAGGCAGGGTTCCAGCAGTAGCATCGAAACGTATATCCCAAATAAAAGGTAATGGAGCTAATACAGTTATTGTATGTGTTTATGGTAATAGAGATTATGATGACACTTTAATTGAACTTTATGATATAGCAAAAGAATCAAATTTTAAAGTTACTTCTGCTATAGCTGCAATTGCTAAACATTCTATAGCTTATAAATATGCTTCTAACAGACCAGATGAAAATGATATAAATAAACTTAAAGAATTTGCTTCTAAAATAATAAATGCTTCTGAACTTTTAGATGAACATAAATTAAAAGGAAACCGTCCATATAAAAAAATAGGTAAAATATCAGTAGCACCTAAAACTAAAAATAATTGTAATAATTGCAAATTATGTGTTAATAAATGCCCAGTCCAAGCAATAAATATTAAGAATCCTAAAAAAATTGATAAAAATAAATGCATATCTTGTATGAGATGCGTTTCAATATGCAATTACTCAGCTAAATATATTAATAAGGTTAAGTTAGATTTAATTCATTTGGCTTTGAAAAAGTCCTGCTCTAAAGCAAAAGATTATGAATTTTATATTAATTAA